In Pseudobacter ginsenosidimutans, the following are encoded in one genomic region:
- a CDS encoding HEAT repeat domain-containing protein — MMSKRISIPVLSACFALGTINAEAQQIEKPGIATPTSFAIVIDAVTYGSVKNEIAAYKKAVEKDGLGTYIVSHNWSKPDEIRTVLQKLYAQSPKLEGAVLVGDIPVPMIRDAQHMTSAFKMDQRRNWKSSSVPSDRYYDDFDLQFNFLKQDSAQKNLFYYALSPTSPQRIEMDIYTARIKPPVQKGENAVEKIRAYLNKVVAEKSKTNPLNDFFVYTGHGYNSESLNAWAGEQISLREQFPDLFKPGNTIKFMNFRMDTHMKFTLMNEIQREELDMAIFHDHGSDDVQLLSGYPYVSNPQPSIENIRRYLRSKVRAAAERKGGDVEKTKKGFTESLGVPMAWMEDAFIDSVKIADSIFDASTDFAIPDIRNVQPNARFVMVDACLTGSLHLDDYMAGYYPFNNGKTIVALANSVGVLQDLWPDEMLGLLQYNVRTGNWMKHVAYLETHLFGDPTFRFAGNKSTDFNKAIVLQRNNAAYWETLLNHSSADVQCLAMEKIFRIKGVAAAAMLRNKYFQSNYGVVRMEALKCLAQINNADFKAVLLASCNDPYEFVRRQAAYLISDIGSEEMIVPAVELYINDGHSKRVAGKAKDALDFMDTKKVKELLPSIYAKHTHLHNGKEELEYLLKQQDYTAFKIDRDMKVVMDKSKPVKERLAEITIFRNYNYHTEVPKLISLAVDPTEDLSIRTTVVEALGWFFHSYQKEKIVSMCNELIAGSGTPETLKLQAEKTRRILKEHNLSMK; from the coding sequence ATGATGAGTAAAAGAATTTCCATCCCTGTACTGAGTGCATGTTTTGCACTTGGAACAATCAATGCTGAAGCCCAGCAGATCGAAAAGCCTGGCATTGCAACCCCTACCAGCTTTGCCATTGTGATTGATGCTGTAACTTACGGCAGTGTAAAGAACGAGATCGCCGCCTACAAAAAAGCAGTGGAAAAAGATGGCCTTGGAACTTATATCGTTTCCCATAACTGGTCAAAGCCTGATGAGATCAGAACAGTGCTGCAGAAACTGTATGCACAATCGCCCAAACTGGAAGGTGCTGTGCTGGTAGGCGATATCCCTGTTCCCATGATCCGCGATGCGCAGCATATGACCTCTGCATTCAAAATGGACCAGCGAAGGAACTGGAAATCATCCAGCGTTCCGTCAGACCGTTACTATGATGATTTTGATCTGCAATTCAATTTTTTAAAACAGGATTCTGCACAAAAGAACCTATTCTATTATGCGCTCAGCCCTACTTCTCCTCAGCGTATCGAAATGGATATTTACACTGCACGGATCAAACCACCGGTACAGAAGGGTGAAAATGCAGTAGAAAAGATCCGCGCCTACCTCAATAAAGTAGTGGCCGAAAAAAGCAAGACCAATCCATTGAACGATTTCTTTGTGTATACGGGTCATGGTTATAATTCAGAATCGCTCAATGCCTGGGCAGGAGAGCAGATCTCATTGCGCGAACAATTCCCTGATCTTTTCAAACCCGGCAATACAATCAAGTTCATGAACTTCAGAATGGACACGCATATGAAGTTCACGCTGATGAACGAGATCCAGCGCGAAGAACTGGATATGGCCATCTTCCATGATCATGGTTCCGATGATGTGCAGTTGCTGAGCGGTTATCCTTATGTGAGCAATCCCCAGCCAAGTATCGAGAATATCAGAAGATACCTGCGCAGTAAAGTGCGGGCAGCAGCGGAAAGGAAAGGTGGAGATGTGGAAAAAACGAAAAAAGGATTTACGGAAAGCCTCGGAGTGCCGATGGCCTGGATGGAAGATGCGTTTATTGATTCGGTGAAGATCGCTGATTCCATTTTTGATGCGAGTACCGATTTCGCCATTCCTGATATCCGCAATGTACAACCGAATGCCAGGTTCGTGATGGTGGATGCATGCCTTACCGGCTCATTGCATCTCGACGATTACATGGCGGGTTATTATCCATTCAACAATGGTAAAACCATCGTGGCGCTAGCCAATAGCGTAGGTGTGCTGCAGGACCTTTGGCCGGACGAAATGCTGGGACTTTTGCAATACAATGTAAGGACCGGCAACTGGATGAAACATGTTGCTTACCTGGAAACACATTTGTTTGGAGATCCAACCTTCCGCTTCGCTGGCAACAAATCCACAGATTTCAATAAGGCAATTGTGCTGCAAAGGAATAATGCTGCTTACTGGGAAACATTATTGAATCATTCTTCTGCAGACGTTCAGTGCCTGGCTATGGAAAAGATCTTCCGTATCAAAGGTGTTGCTGCAGCGGCAATGCTGCGCAATAAATACTTTCAGTCAAATTATGGAGTAGTCCGAATGGAAGCCCTGAAATGTCTGGCGCAGATCAATAACGCCGACTTCAAAGCCGTACTGCTCGCCAGCTGTAACGATCCTTATGAGTTCGTGCGCCGCCAGGCAGCCTACCTGATTAGTGATATTGGCAGCGAAGAGATGATAGTACCTGCAGTTGAATTGTATATCAATGATGGCCACTCGAAACGCGTTGCAGGCAAAGCAAAAGATGCATTGGATTTCATGGATACTAAAAAAGTGAAAGAACTGCTGCCTTCCATCTATGCAAAACATACACACCTTCATAATGGGAAAGAAGAACTGGAATACCTGCTGAAACAACAGGATTATACTGCCTTCAAGATCGACCGCGATATGAAAGTGGTGATGGACAAATCCAAACCCGTGAAAGAAAGACTGGCCGAGATCACCATTTTCAGGAACTATAATTATCATACAGAAGTGCCGAAGCTCATCAGCCTTGCGGTTGATCCCACTGAAGACCTGAGCATCAGGACCACCGTAGTGGAAGCATTGGGCTGGTTCTTCCATTCTTACCAGAAAGAGAAAATTGTATCGATGTGCAATGAATTGATAGCTGGCAGCGGTACTCCTGAAACCCTGAAATTACAGGCGGAAAAAACACGCAGGATCCTGAAAGAGCACAACCTGAGCATGAAATAA
- a CDS encoding YihY/virulence factor BrkB family protein, with translation MGLKDTLRKLPGCLKNTYKAWDSRMPFASSAVLSYYTIFSLPGLLVVIINVAGYFLGREAVTNQLTTELGGLIGHDAAQYIQNVVAMASQTKDTWIASVLGIATLLFGATGVFVNVQQIFNNIWEIKPKPQGKFLKLIRDRLFSFGLVLVMGFMLLVSLLLSTLLNVLSSWVASYLSESFLVIFKVLDVAFSITIITFLFAAMFKYMPDIKISWKAVMPGALLTSLLFVIAKFALGLYFGTSNPGTTYGAAGSVILIMLWVSYSGLLLLFGAEFTREWSKCSGIRVKPTEVAIKTDATHTSGLGKKELNK, from the coding sequence ATGGGGCTTAAAGATACCTTACGTAAATTACCAGGTTGTCTGAAGAACACATACAAGGCGTGGGACAGTCGTATGCCTTTTGCCAGCAGTGCTGTTTTATCTTATTATACTATCTTCTCTCTTCCCGGATTACTGGTAGTGATCATCAATGTGGCCGGTTATTTTCTGGGCCGTGAAGCGGTGACCAATCAATTGACCACAGAATTAGGCGGACTGATCGGACACGATGCAGCGCAATATATCCAGAATGTGGTGGCTATGGCCAGTCAAACAAAGGATACCTGGATCGCATCGGTTCTGGGTATTGCCACTCTCCTCTTTGGCGCCACTGGCGTGTTTGTGAATGTGCAGCAGATCTTCAATAATATCTGGGAGATCAAACCAAAACCGCAAGGGAAGTTCCTGAAGCTGATCCGCGACCGTCTCTTTTCATTCGGATTGGTTCTGGTGATGGGCTTCATGTTGCTAGTATCATTATTGTTATCCACTCTGCTCAATGTGCTGAGCTCCTGGGTAGCGAGTTATTTATCGGAGTCCTTTCTCGTTATCTTCAAAGTGCTGGATGTAGCTTTTTCCATTACCATCATTACTTTTCTTTTTGCCGCCATGTTCAAATACATGCCGGATATAAAGATCAGCTGGAAGGCCGTAATGCCTGGCGCTCTTCTTACTTCATTACTTTTTGTGATTGCGAAATTCGCATTGGGATTATATTTCGGCACCAGTAATCCCGGCACCACCTATGGTGCAGCAGGAAGTGTGATCCTTATAATGCTCTGGGTATCCTATTCAGGGCTGCTCCTGTTGTTCGGCGCAGAGTTCACCCGCGAATGGAGTAAATGTTCCGGCATCAGGGTTAAGCCAACAGAAGTGGCAATCAAAACCGATGCAACACATACCTCCGGACTGGGCAAAAAAGAATTGAACAAGTAA
- a CDS encoding PepSY-like domain-containing protein, with amino-acid sequence MKTAMLFILSLLFSLPSFSQDIPAAQVPTAVTKSFTSYFPQTSKVEWEKKGSQYEAEFNVKRADHKALFESNGKLIVYKKDIPQSQLPAAVKQAIRQQYPNYRIDDVERIARSGHVYYQVELDGQPQDLKLVFTKEGKPDNSKAY; translated from the coding sequence ATGAAAACCGCAATGCTGTTCATCCTGTCCTTGTTGTTTTCTCTCCCCTCCTTCAGCCAGGACATACCGGCTGCACAAGTACCAACGGCTGTTACAAAAAGCTTCACCAGTTATTTCCCCCAGACCTCCAAAGTGGAATGGGAAAAGAAAGGCAGTCAATATGAGGCTGAATTCAATGTGAAAAGAGCAGACCATAAGGCCCTCTTCGAAAGCAATGGCAAACTCATCGTATATAAAAAGGACATCCCGCAGTCGCAGCTCCCCGCCGCAGTAAAGCAGGCCATCCGCCAGCAATATCCCAATTACAGAATAGACGATGTGGAAAGGATCGCCAGAAGCGGCCATGTTTATTACCAGGTAGAACTGGATGGTCAGCCACAGGACCTCAAGCTGGTATTCACCAAGGAAGGCAAGCCTGACAATAGCAAGGCCTATTGA
- a CDS encoding FG-GAP-like repeat-containing protein, with the protein MLKIYPQAQQQEEIKGISFYSATEGYVAFNSKIGFTSDGGQNFVVRQINGKINYNNYPANDLLLFQSEGIFAFDNMNLLVYGTLGVANAILSSSDNGLTYTLVDYRLDNSLTFGMLKDMQFKGNTGFVIDADHIFRTTDKGQTWSVLRNDPESYFSSLSFVDASNVFISSGNKILHSGNAGNTWQTITLTQPLQAGFFLNSLEGWFSTGGENENAPAIFHTSDAGNNWTRVTNEGLQFIPLHLQFTNSQTGYAYDHNRWDLYKTTDGGRYWEKLILTGFQSRAEHVTGFHLFNNNHLWAGTSDGLFYSNQGGGQSLPHAAFKIDTAGYTATASVKLINYSNPAYVVNWYRNGIHFSTAQQPSYSRGNYPVKDTITLIVSNKVAKDTLTLYQEFNPPVELGSFTPGSGALGHEVILRGKNFKDVLSVSFGGQPALSFSVLSDIEIRATVGEGASGDVKVVTLNGGAASLPGFLFLPPPIFISFSPLSDIAGNTITITGSNFLEVQSVWIGGTRAVSFTVVNSSTILAKIPSGKSGIVKVVTKAGTVELPGFVAKPSFFSFSPDRDTEAGWLKIRGSSLSEVNSIQVGGVAVQSFSIINADSIVALVGKGASGMVTLTAPGGTASLPGFTFLEPPVITSISPVDGPVGSIVTISGLRFDPVTTNNTVFFGAVKAVVKTSSPTSLTVEVPAGASFQPLSVQARGLTAWSSQPFRVTYTGGAYPAPNSFIRQAIGAGEISFVAQYLAYDMDTDGKPDLALITSGANGGGLAFFRNNSTSTQFNFAAPILKLLGEVNAMTAADINGDGKPDMAILMGDGRMLLFPNNSTPGNINFGEPVIYNNISAANRIFINDIDNDGKPDIITALNGKLIVLRNISEPGMMTFDMPQVLPYTDKYYLADMDLDGDLDLLASDENNQGNLYLNESTPGKIEFRKGASIPIFAHIQSCDINRDGKIDIIGVYDNKILIMLNSSTTANPSFSAPLEIETSTEITTIALGDLDGDGKTDICITNRNSHLTSFHNRSQGNQLAFSGGVILQPGADLYRDSFGIGINDLNGDGKPDIFIRGEDEKQLLIYLNDCSPRPYIGSFDPANAVAGTLVTIKGSHFTGITKVSFGGADATSFNIISDSLLTAVVSPEASTGDVAVTNAHGIDNRPGFIYGIVPGINQINPAQAPAGAVVTITGTGFGNNKNDNLVLFGGAKAEVLSASSTQLSVVVPTGAAPGPVTVTANRLTGSSSQHFIVTFPGDTSKLRETSFEKGNYLYSKFTSIADIDNDGKQDLVLIAESGNLQVARNTGVPGHIEFASPVAIQGNAGIASATGDLDGDGKMDVVVLNQNLQSFSYYRNTSTVTAISFASSGMVSFIAQSAPNNHIRVHDIDGDGRPDVMVTNSATHSLYYFKNLSDNSGIKFAPLFVLRMANPKDVRIADFNNDGKPEILVGSAESGGVFYYAYVYNHIPGSSVTAFEALRIDRGYNRNFATADLNGDGKLDLISSTELSNLVLYRNESDLQSVSFDPGTMKHLSNVVYSVSAGDLNGDGRPDIVAGLQNYLVFLKNQSNLETLQFDTTYQEYYSFGQASVLHADLDGDGVLDLAVASSNTVTPLRNGLADITLMHICKSRDTVLSAGIEGSNYQWQWDIGNGFENMQYGTAISGINEASLRLKQVPVEWNNYLVRCMVDGKPGRSFRLLVNGIVVTPAVSISLPTDNICSGATIGANAVVTHGGDNPSFNWTLNGRDLGPGPGMITAGPLTADATIRVVLTSSEACVTNAKAENEVIVKVKQPSSPVVIITPSKEKICKGETVTYTATVGQGLTPVSYQWKKNGQNAGLNQSTYSDNAIRSDDEISVNVLVHPVCGGGSEAFAVAGKIEVKDPLEPSATIRYSTPDAVVRVYNASVVVTNASRVHSYQWYDSTRQHGWQPLPGANSITFAYTPLTSGDKLKCIVNLTPNCGDVKVDIETEAIGFQLLEQVRLSPNPVKGILYIDEINPNDEWKKLEIINLSTGAKVMEMDPSGKRALSLSVAHLVPGHYSVVLRGQLRPAVHIRFLKL; encoded by the coding sequence TTGTTAAAAATATACCCACAGGCTCAGCAACAAGAGGAAATAAAGGGGATCAGCTTCTATTCCGCAACAGAAGGATATGTTGCATTCAACAGTAAAATTGGATTTACTTCGGATGGCGGACAAAATTTCGTTGTAAGACAGATCAACGGAAAGATCAACTACAATAATTATCCTGCTAACGACCTCCTGCTTTTTCAATCGGAGGGAATTTTTGCTTTCGACAATATGAACCTGCTGGTATATGGAACTTTGGGAGTAGCCAACGCTATCCTTTCTTCATCTGATAATGGCCTTACTTACACTCTTGTTGATTATAGATTGGATAACAGCTTGACTTTTGGGATGCTTAAGGATATGCAATTCAAAGGCAATACCGGATTTGTCATAGACGCTGATCATATTTTCAGAACAACAGATAAAGGACAAACCTGGTCCGTACTGCGTAACGATCCTGAGAGCTACTTTTCATCCCTCAGCTTTGTAGATGCCAGCAATGTTTTTATCAGTAGTGGAAATAAGATACTTCATTCCGGCAATGCCGGCAATACCTGGCAAACAATCACTCTTACACAACCGCTTCAAGCCGGGTTCTTCCTTAACTCACTGGAAGGATGGTTCAGCACCGGAGGAGAAAATGAAAACGCTCCGGCTATTTTTCACACTTCTGATGCCGGGAATAACTGGACACGCGTTACAAACGAAGGCCTGCAATTTATCCCTTTGCACTTACAGTTTACGAATAGTCAAACAGGTTATGCTTATGATCACAACCGGTGGGATCTTTACAAAACCACTGATGGAGGAAGGTATTGGGAGAAACTCATTTTAACCGGTTTCCAGTCCAGGGCAGAACATGTGACGGGCTTTCATCTTTTCAATAATAATCATCTCTGGGCCGGCACCAGCGATGGGCTCTTTTACAGTAACCAGGGCGGAGGACAATCATTGCCTCATGCTGCGTTCAAAATAGATACAGCGGGCTATACAGCCACTGCTTCCGTGAAACTCATCAATTACTCAAATCCCGCTTATGTTGTAAACTGGTACCGGAACGGCATTCATTTCAGTACCGCACAACAACCTTCATACTCCAGAGGAAATTATCCGGTAAAAGACACCATCACTTTGATCGTTTCAAATAAAGTGGCAAAGGATACGCTTACGCTTTATCAGGAATTCAATCCTCCGGTAGAACTGGGATCCTTTACGCCGGGATCCGGAGCGCTCGGGCATGAAGTCATTCTAAGAGGAAAGAATTTCAAGGATGTGTTGTCGGTTTCTTTTGGTGGGCAGCCTGCCCTCTCGTTCTCGGTTCTCTCTGATATTGAGATCCGTGCAACAGTAGGTGAAGGCGCTTCCGGAGATGTAAAGGTGGTTACACTCAATGGAGGAGCAGCTTCATTACCTGGTTTTCTCTTTTTACCTCCTCCTATATTCATATCATTTTCTCCATTGTCTGATATTGCCGGTAATACTATTACGATAACCGGATCCAATTTTCTGGAAGTGCAATCGGTCTGGATCGGTGGCACCAGGGCTGTTTCTTTCACAGTGGTGAATAGCAGCACCATCCTCGCGAAGATACCTTCCGGTAAATCAGGAATAGTGAAAGTAGTTACAAAAGCAGGAACCGTTGAGCTACCCGGCTTTGTGGCAAAGCCTTCCTTCTTTTCGTTTTCCCCTGACCGTGATACAGAAGCTGGCTGGTTGAAGATCCGTGGCTCTTCGCTTTCAGAGGTAAACAGTATTCAGGTTGGAGGAGTGGCTGTACAAAGTTTCAGCATTATCAACGCAGACAGTATCGTAGCACTGGTAGGAAAAGGCGCCAGTGGAATGGTGACGCTTACTGCACCGGGTGGTACAGCATCATTACCTGGATTTACTTTCCTGGAACCGCCGGTGATTACCAGTATTAGTCCTGTTGATGGACCTGTAGGCAGCATTGTTACCATATCAGGTTTACGATTCGATCCTGTTACTACCAACAATACGGTTTTCTTTGGTGCTGTAAAAGCAGTTGTAAAAACATCTTCTCCTACATCACTCACTGTAGAAGTGCCTGCAGGCGCATCGTTTCAGCCACTATCCGTTCAGGCAAGAGGACTCACTGCCTGGTCATCACAGCCTTTCAGAGTAACTTATACCGGAGGTGCATATCCTGCTCCCAATTCTTTCATCAGGCAGGCAATAGGCGCCGGAGAAATAAGTTTTGTTGCTCAATACCTGGCCTATGATATGGATACTGATGGCAAACCCGATTTGGCGCTGATCACCAGCGGAGCTAACGGAGGGGGACTTGCTTTTTTCAGGAATAACAGCACTTCTACCCAGTTCAATTTTGCCGCTCCGATACTGAAACTCTTAGGCGAAGTCAATGCAATGACAGCTGCTGATATCAATGGCGATGGAAAACCGGATATGGCAATATTAATGGGAGATGGCAGAATGCTGTTGTTCCCGAACAATTCAACACCCGGTAATATCAATTTCGGCGAACCTGTAATCTATAACAATATCAGTGCAGCCAATAGAATATTTATTAATGACATTGATAACGATGGCAAACCTGATATCATCACTGCTCTAAATGGAAAGTTGATCGTGCTCAGGAATATTAGCGAACCAGGAATGATGACTTTCGACATGCCACAGGTATTACCTTATACTGACAAGTATTATTTAGCTGATATGGATCTGGATGGTGATCTTGATTTGCTGGCAAGCGATGAGAATAATCAAGGCAACCTTTATCTGAACGAAAGCACACCAGGTAAAATCGAATTTCGGAAAGGAGCTTCAATTCCCATTTTTGCGCATATACAATCCTGTGATATCAACCGTGATGGAAAAATCGATATAATTGGAGTGTACGATAACAAGATATTGATAATGCTTAACAGCAGCACCACTGCTAATCCTTCCTTTAGTGCTCCGTTGGAAATAGAGACATCTACCGAAATTACTACAATTGCACTCGGCGATTTGGATGGAGATGGAAAAACAGATATCTGCATTACCAATAGAAATAGCCATCTTACTTCATTTCACAACCGAAGCCAGGGCAATCAACTGGCATTTTCGGGTGGAGTTATTCTGCAGCCAGGCGCTGATCTATACCGCGATAGTTTCGGCATTGGTATTAATGACCTCAATGGAGATGGGAAGCCTGATATTTTTATCCGTGGTGAAGACGAGAAGCAATTGCTTATTTATTTGAACGATTGTTCACCCCGGCCATACATTGGAAGCTTCGATCCGGCAAATGCTGTAGCAGGAACGCTTGTTACGATAAAGGGATCGCATTTTACCGGCATTACAAAAGTTAGTTTCGGTGGAGCCGATGCAACTTCATTCAATATTATTAGTGACTCGCTGCTTACTGCAGTTGTAAGCCCTGAAGCCTCAACCGGTGATGTTGCTGTTACCAATGCGCATGGTATTGATAACAGGCCTGGTTTTATCTATGGAATTGTTCCTGGGATTAACCAGATCAATCCGGCCCAAGCTCCGGCAGGAGCCGTTGTAACGATTACCGGTACCGGTTTTGGGAATAACAAAAATGATAATTTAGTACTTTTTGGTGGCGCAAAGGCCGAGGTACTGAGTGCATCTTCTACTCAACTGTCTGTAGTTGTACCAACCGGCGCTGCACCTGGTCCCGTAACAGTAACTGCCAACAGGCTTACCGGTTCTTCTTCACAGCATTTCATCGTTACCTTTCCCGGTGATACCAGCAAATTGCGGGAGACTTCTTTTGAAAAGGGGAACTACCTCTATTCCAAATTCACCAGTATTGCGGATATTGATAATGATGGTAAACAAGACCTGGTGCTTATTGCAGAATCCGGAAATCTTCAGGTTGCAAGAAATACTGGGGTCCCGGGGCATATCGAATTTGCATCACCTGTTGCAATCCAGGGGAACGCGGGTATTGCTTCGGCAACCGGCGACCTGGATGGAGATGGAAAAATGGATGTGGTTGTTCTGAATCAAAACCTGCAAAGTTTCAGCTATTACAGGAATACCAGTACTGTTACTGCAATCTCTTTTGCATCATCGGGAATGGTTTCTTTTATTGCACAAAGCGCTCCCAACAACCATATTCGTGTTCATGATATCGATGGTGATGGAAGGCCTGACGTGATGGTTACAAATTCGGCTACCCATAGCCTTTATTATTTCAAAAACCTTAGCGATAATTCCGGAATCAAATTTGCACCTCTATTTGTGCTAAGAATGGCAAACCCGAAAGATGTAAGGATTGCAGATTTCAACAATGATGGAAAACCGGAAATATTAGTTGGATCCGCGGAATCAGGTGGTGTTTTCTATTATGCATATGTATACAACCATATTCCAGGATCTTCAGTCACTGCCTTTGAAGCTCTAAGGATCGACAGGGGTTACAACAGGAACTTCGCAACTGCAGATTTGAACGGCGACGGTAAACTCGACCTGATAAGCAGTACTGAATTGAGCAATCTTGTTCTTTACAGGAATGAGAGCGATCTGCAATCAGTCAGCTTCGACCCTGGTACGATGAAACATTTGAGTAATGTGGTTTACTCAGTGTCAGCAGGCGATCTGAATGGAGATGGAAGGCCGGATATTGTTGCCGGTCTGCAAAATTACCTGGTGTTCCTGAAAAACCAGAGCAACCTGGAAACGCTGCAATTTGATACTACCTACCAGGAATATTATTCATTTGGTCAGGCCTCCGTTTTACATGCTGATCTCGATGGAGATGGTGTGCTTGATCTTGCCGTTGCGAGCAGCAATACTGTTACACCTCTACGCAACGGTTTAGCGGATATAACGCTTATGCATATCTGCAAGTCCAGGGACACGGTACTGAGCGCAGGCATTGAAGGCAGTAATTATCAATGGCAGTGGGATATCGGAAATGGTTTTGAGAATATGCAATACGGAACTGCTATTTCAGGTATCAATGAGGCTTCCCTAAGGTTGAAGCAAGTACCTGTTGAATGGAATAATTATCTTGTCAGATGTATGGTTGATGGAAAACCAGGCAGAAGTTTCAGACTGTTGGTTAATGGAATTGTTGTTACTCCTGCAGTAAGTATCAGCCTGCCAACTGATAATATTTGCTCCGGAGCCACCATTGGCGCTAATGCGGTGGTCACTCATGGTGGTGATAATCCCTCATTCAACTGGACGCTGAACGGCAGGGACCTGGGACCCGGCCCGGGAATGATTACGGCCGGACCGCTTACCGCCGACGCTACTATACGGGTGGTTCTCACCAGTAGTGAGGCTTGTGTTACAAATGCAAAAGCAGAAAACGAGGTAATTGTAAAAGTGAAACAACCCAGCTCCCCGGTTGTTATCATAACTCCATCGAAAGAAAAGATCTGTAAAGGCGAGACTGTCACTTATACAGCAACGGTAGGTCAGGGGCTTACCCCTGTTTCTTACCAATGGAAAAAGAATGGGCAGAATGCAGGGCTTAACCAGTCAACATACTCCGATAACGCCATCAGATCCGATGATGAAATTTCTGTGAATGTATTGGTGCACCCGGTTTGTGGCGGAGGAAGCGAAGCTTTCGCTGTTGCAGGAAAGATCGAAGTGAAAGATCCGCTGGAACCTTCCGCTACAATCAGGTACAGTACCCCTGATGCAGTTGTTCGTGTTTACAATGCTTCAGTGGTGGTCACCAATGCCAGCCGGGTACATTCATACCAGTGGTACGACAGCACCAGGCAACATGGCTGGCAGCCTTTACCGGGGGCTAACAGTATCACATTTGCATACACTCCGCTTACCTCGGGCGACAAACTGAAATGTATCGTGAACCTTACACCCAACTGTGGTGATGTGAAGGTCGATATCGAAACTGAAGCGATAGGTTTTCAGTTGCTGGAGCAGGTCAGGCTTTCTCCCAACCCTGTGAAAGGGATCCTGTACATCGATGAGATCAATCCGAATGATGAATGGAAAAAACTGGAGATCATCAACCTTTCAACCGGCGCCAAAGTGATGGAAATGGATCCTTCCGGAAAGCGCGCTTTGAGCTTGTCCGTTGCACATCTGGTACCCGGCCATTATTCTGTGGTACTTCGTGGACAATTGAGACCTGCAGTCCATATTCGTTTTCTTAAACTCTGA
- a CDS encoding AI-2E family transporter — translation MPSNPQPFYFRLTMVLLMLVLISAIIYLGQDLVVPLSLATLIAILLIPVCQWLQKKGIPKVPAILIALLITVIFIGGVIWFLSSQVASFLQDSDQIKKGIDAHLNNFQNWVRQQFKLSPAEQQDLLQQAGNSLKDSGKSALGGTVASLKNMLVLITLLPIYTFLLLYYRSLIRQFLIDVFSNAPKKRVAEIIGESRIVVQAYMFGLIIEMIIVAVLSAVGFLLIGIKYAIFLAVFCAVFNLLPYVGMLIASILCVLITLTTSQQFSDIIWLMVVVLLVQFIDNNIIMPRIVGSKVKLNALMTIIGVVIGGLLCGIAGMFISIPAIAILKIIFDRVEGLQPWGRLLGDEENTHSKNKRLLQNKKPA, via the coding sequence ATGCCTTCCAATCCACAACCATTTTATTTTCGCCTAACCATGGTGCTCCTGATGCTGGTGCTGATCTCGGCTATCATTTACCTGGGGCAGGACCTGGTAGTGCCATTATCACTTGCTACCCTGATCGCCATTCTTCTCATCCCCGTTTGCCAGTGGCTCCAGAAAAAGGGAATTCCAAAAGTGCCTGCCATTCTCATAGCCTTATTGATTACAGTGATATTTATAGGCGGCGTCATCTGGTTCCTTTCTTCTCAGGTGGCTTCTTTTCTTCAGGATTCCGACCAGATCAAAAAAGGGATCGATGCACATTTGAATAATTTTCAGAACTGGGTCCGTCAGCAATTCAAATTGTCGCCGGCTGAACAGCAGGACCTGCTGCAGCAGGCAGGCAATTCGCTAAAAGATTCCGGCAAGTCCGCATTGGGAGGGACCGTTGCTTCTTTAAAGAATATGCTTGTGCTGATCACACTTTTACCGATTTACACTTTTCTATTATTATATTATCGTAGCCTGATCAGACAATTCCTTATCGATGTATTCAGTAATGCTCCCAAAAAACGGGTGGCAGAGATTATCGGAGAATCCAGAATAGTAGTGCAGGCATATATGTTCGGGCTCATCATCGAGATGATCATCGTGGCAGTTCTCAGCGCCGTTGGTTTCTTGCTCATCGGTATCAAATACGCTATTTTCCTGGCGGTATTCTGTGCAGTGTTTAACCTGCTTCCTTACGTAGGCATGTTGATCGCTTCCATTTTATGCGTACTCATCACGCTCACCACTTCACAGCAGTTCAGTGATATTATCTGGTTGATGGTAGTTGTATTGCTGGTGCAGTTCATCGATAATAATATTATCATGCCGCGTATTGTTGGCTCCAAAGTAAAGTTGAATGCGCTGATGACCATTATCGGGGTAGTGATTGGAGGACTGCTCTGCGGCATAGCAGGCATGTTTATTTCCATTCCGGCCATCGCAATACTGAAGATCATATTCGACAGGGTAGAAGGTCTGCAGCCCTGGGGACGCTTATTGGGTGATGAAGAAAACACGCATTCGAAGAACAAGCGCCTGCTGCAAAACAAGAAACCTGCATGA